One genomic window of Halolamina sediminis includes the following:
- a CDS encoding DUF456 domain-containing protein — protein sequence MIDAVTAVTLALLVGAVVASVVPGVPSGLLALVGVYTEYLFGPGRMGLWLLLSFTVVGILTIVVDLFGGAITGRAKGASTTTTLLAAAVGLVLLFVLGPLGVLLGMFGTVFLSELRRDDRDTEAALDNALWATLGMLASGAAVFLLSASMLAGYVVFALWL from the coding sequence ATGATCGACGCCGTGACGGCCGTCACGCTGGCGCTGCTCGTCGGCGCGGTCGTCGCCAGCGTCGTCCCCGGCGTCCCCTCCGGACTGCTCGCGCTGGTGGGCGTCTACACCGAGTACCTCTTCGGGCCCGGGCGGATGGGGCTCTGGCTGCTCCTGAGTTTCACCGTCGTCGGGATCCTCACGATCGTCGTCGACCTGTTCGGCGGTGCGATCACCGGCAGGGCCAAGGGCGCGAGCACGACGACGACGCTGCTCGCGGCCGCCGTGGGGTTGGTGCTCCTGTTCGTCCTCGGCCCGCTGGGGGTGTTGCTGGGGATGTTCGGCACGGTGTTCCTCTCGGAGCTTCGCCGCGACGATCGCGACACGGAGGCGGCGCTCGACAACGCGCTCTGGGCGACGCTGGGGATGCTGGCCTCCGGCGCCGCCGTCTTCCTCCTCTCGGCGTCGATGCTCGCGGGCTACGTGGTGTTCGCGCTCTGGCTCTGA
- the metG gene encoding methionine--tRNA ligase, whose amino-acid sequence MSHEEFPTDRPAVVTCGLPYANGDLHIGHLRGYTAADALHRSIEKLGQQSAYVCGSDMHGTPIAVNAAEEGVSPEEFAMGYHEKYAETFPKFNVEFDNYGHTHDETNTDITREFVEELEAAGYVYEDQIMVAWDPEQDQPLPDRYVEGTCPYCGEQARGDECDEGCGRHLEPGEIENPVSTLTGNAAEYREREHKYFAVSELADYLSEFLDRLEGTSNAQNQPREWIEEGLQDWCITRDMDWGIDYPGEDDLVLYVWVDAPIEYVSSTKQYSERVGADEYDWEEVWGRDGGDGGEIVHVIGRDIIQHHTIFWPAMLHATDHAEPRAVCATGFVTIDGKGLSTSRNRAIWADEYLDEGFHPGLLRYYLTTMGGFQQDLDFTWERFQERVNGELVGTVGNFVYRSMLFAARNFDGTPDADVSDDVRAEIDEAVDAFERAVKNYDVRNAGDAAVELAQFGNEYIQQHEPWQLEDGSDEQAQVIRDCLQVATAVAVLLEPICPEKAETVWAQLNVDADVHAAETDAVDAEPGAFDEPDELFEKIEDDRVDELDAALAEKIEAATADDEDENEDDEPEDTEMTDTELEPLIDERIDFDSFEGLDIRVGRIESAEGIEGADKLMRLEVDIGVETRQIVAGLKQLHDADELEGESVIVLANLEQAELFGVESNGMVLAAGEEADLLTTKEGSEPGTKVR is encoded by the coding sequence ATGAGCCACGAGGAGTTCCCGACCGACCGTCCCGCGGTGGTGACGTGTGGACTGCCGTACGCAAACGGCGACCTCCACATCGGTCACCTCCGGGGGTACACCGCGGCGGACGCGCTGCATCGCTCGATCGAGAAGCTCGGCCAGCAGTCGGCGTACGTCTGCGGCTCGGACATGCACGGCACCCCCATCGCGGTCAACGCCGCCGAGGAGGGCGTCTCCCCCGAGGAGTTCGCGATGGGCTACCACGAGAAGTACGCCGAGACGTTCCCGAAGTTCAACGTCGAGTTCGACAACTACGGCCACACCCACGACGAGACGAACACCGACATCACCCGGGAGTTCGTCGAGGAGCTCGAAGCAGCGGGCTACGTCTACGAGGACCAGATCATGGTCGCGTGGGACCCCGAACAGGACCAGCCGCTGCCCGACCGCTACGTCGAGGGGACCTGCCCGTACTGCGGTGAGCAGGCCCGCGGCGACGAGTGTGACGAGGGCTGTGGCCGCCACCTCGAACCCGGCGAGATCGAGAACCCCGTCTCGACGCTGACGGGTAACGCCGCGGAGTACCGCGAGCGCGAGCACAAGTACTTCGCCGTCTCCGAGCTCGCCGACTACCTCTCCGAGTTCCTCGACCGCCTCGAAGGGACGTCCAACGCCCAGAACCAGCCCCGCGAGTGGATCGAGGAGGGGCTACAGGACTGGTGTATCACCCGAGACATGGACTGGGGGATCGACTACCCCGGGGAGGACGACCTCGTGCTGTACGTCTGGGTCGACGCCCCGATCGAGTACGTCTCCTCCACGAAGCAGTACTCCGAGCGCGTCGGCGCCGACGAGTACGACTGGGAGGAGGTCTGGGGCCGCGACGGCGGCGACGGCGGCGAGATCGTCCACGTGATCGGCCGCGACATCATCCAGCACCACACGATTTTCTGGCCGGCGATGCTCCACGCGACGGACCACGCCGAACCGCGCGCGGTCTGTGCGACGGGCTTCGTCACCATCGACGGCAAGGGGCTCTCGACCAGCCGGAACCGCGCGATCTGGGCGGATGAGTACTTAGACGAGGGGTTCCACCCGGGCCTGCTGCGCTACTACCTCACCACGATGGGCGGGTTCCAGCAGGACCTCGACTTCACCTGGGAGCGCTTCCAGGAGCGCGTCAACGGCGAGCTCGTCGGGACGGTCGGCAACTTCGTCTACCGCTCGATGCTGTTCGCCGCGCGGAACTTCGACGGCACGCCCGACGCCGACGTGAGCGACGACGTGCGGGCGGAGATCGACGAGGCCGTCGACGCCTTCGAGCGTGCCGTGAAGAACTACGACGTGCGCAACGCCGGCGACGCCGCGGTCGAACTCGCGCAGTTCGGCAACGAGTACATCCAGCAGCACGAGCCGTGGCAACTCGAGGACGGCAGCGACGAGCAGGCACAGGTCATCCGTGACTGTCTGCAGGTCGCGACCGCTGTCGCCGTGCTGCTCGAACCGATCTGCCCCGAGAAGGCCGAGACGGTCTGGGCGCAGCTGAACGTCGACGCCGACGTCCACGCCGCCGAGACCGACGCGGTGGACGCCGAGCCGGGCGCGTTCGACGAGCCCGACGAGCTGTTCGAGAAGATCGAGGACGACCGCGTCGACGAACTCGACGCGGCGCTCGCGGAGAAAATCGAGGCCGCGACCGCGGACGACGAAGACGAGAACGAGGACGACGAACCCGAGGACACCGAGATGACCGACACCGAGCTCGAACCCCTGATCGACGAGCGTATCGACTTCGACAGCTTCGAAGGACTGGACATCCGCGTCGGCCGCATCGAATCGGCCGAGGGAATCGAGGGTGCGGACAAGCTGATGCGGCTGGAGGTCGACATCGGTGTCGAGACCCGCCAGATCGTCGCCGGGCTGAAGCAGCTCCACGACGCCGACGAGCTCGAGGGCGAGTCGGTGATCGTGCTCGCGAACTTGGAGCAGGCGGAGCTGTTCGGCGTCGAGTCCAACGGGATGGTGCTGGCCGCCGGCGAAGAGGCCGACCTGCTGACGACGAAAGAAGGCTCCGAGCCCGGGACGAAGGTCCGGTGA
- a CDS encoding alpha/beta fold hydrolase: MDLPPDWETDTVEANGVDLRYYRTGGGPPIVYAHGFYGTGRSRRRLIDDLAADYTVVSYDARGHGRSAAPETGYTVDDRAADLLGLLDALALSGPVLMGHSMGGATVAAAAAEAPERVGGAVLVDPAGFTGEPAPMSPDERAAFVREQVAKWDERGVDAIAEENAEELPEEYLDAAPGQPRREAEAAVECSPEIAEIAREGYPEEAYVAELFPEIDAPALVLRADAEPERRREDLDAADALPNGRLVHVPDADHAVFQSQYDAAMREVRAFLRGCQSQSANTT, from the coding sequence ATGGATCTACCGCCGGACTGGGAGACCGACACCGTCGAGGCCAACGGCGTCGACCTGCGGTACTACCGGACGGGCGGAGGGCCGCCGATCGTCTACGCCCACGGGTTCTACGGCACCGGCCGGAGCCGACGCCGGCTGATCGACGACCTCGCGGCTGACTACACCGTCGTCAGCTACGACGCCCGGGGCCACGGGCGGTCGGCGGCGCCCGAGACCGGCTACACCGTCGACGACCGCGCGGCCGATCTCCTCGGGCTGCTCGACGCGTTGGCGCTGTCGGGGCCGGTGCTGATGGGCCACTCGATGGGCGGCGCGACTGTGGCCGCCGCCGCGGCCGAGGCGCCGGAGCGAGTCGGGGGCGCCGTTCTCGTCGACCCGGCGGGGTTCACCGGCGAGCCGGCGCCCATGAGCCCCGACGAGCGCGCGGCGTTCGTCCGCGAGCAGGTCGCCAAGTGGGACGAACGCGGCGTCGACGCGATCGCCGAGGAGAACGCCGAAGAGCTGCCCGAGGAGTACCTCGACGCCGCGCCGGGCCAACCCCGACGGGAGGCCGAGGCGGCCGTCGAGTGCAGTCCCGAGATCGCCGAGATCGCCCGGGAGGGCTACCCCGAGGAGGCGTACGTCGCCGAACTGTTCCCCGAGATCGACGCGCCGGCGCTGGTGCTGCGGGCCGACGCCGAGCCCGAACGCCGCCGCGAGGATCTTGACGCCGCTGACGCGCTCCCGAACGGGCGGCTCGTCCACGTCCCCGACGCCGATCACGCGGTGTTCCAGAGCCAGTACGACGCCGCGATGCGGGAGGTCCGGGCGTTCCTGCGCGGCTGTCAGAGCCAGAGCGCGAACACCACGTAG
- a CDS encoding 4Fe-4S dicluster domain-containing protein: MPIDPNFDSNRERVEGEEAAAASGEDQDEAAVAVWGPVDPPEQLGIHGTHVAVDYDLCIADGTCLEDCPVDVFTWVDTPDHPESERKVEPTFEDQCIDCMLCVDVCPVDAIDVDGSRAGGSGL; this comes from the coding sequence ATGCCCATCGACCCCAACTTCGACAGCAACCGTGAGCGCGTCGAGGGCGAGGAGGCGGCGGCCGCGAGCGGCGAGGACCAGGACGAGGCGGCCGTCGCCGTCTGGGGGCCCGTCGACCCGCCGGAGCAGCTCGGCATCCACGGCACCCACGTCGCCGTCGACTACGACCTCTGTATCGCCGACGGCACCTGTCTGGAGGACTGCCCGGTCGACGTGTTCACGTGGGTCGACACGCCCGACCACCCCGAGAGCGAGCGCAAGGTCGAGCCCACCTTCGAGGACCAGTGCATCGACTGCATGCTCTGTGTCGACGTCTGCCCGGTGGACGCGATCGACGTGGACGGCAGCCGCGCCGGCGGCAGCGGGCTCTAG
- a CDS encoding ferredoxin, with the protein MRIEYDRDTCIGMFQCVAEWDAFERDEDAGKAVLVDSEEAEDDLFVREVPADAELDAKFAARACPVDAIRVYDDDGEQIV; encoded by the coding sequence ATGCGTATCGAGTACGACCGGGACACCTGTATCGGGATGTTCCAGTGTGTCGCCGAGTGGGACGCCTTCGAACGCGACGAGGACGCCGGGAAGGCGGTTCTCGTCGACAGCGAGGAAGCCGAGGACGACCTGTTCGTCCGCGAGGTGCCCGCGGACGCCGAACTGGACGCGAAGTTCGCCGCGCGGGCCTGCCCCGTCGACGCCATCCGCGTCTACGACGACGACGGCGAGCAGATCGTCTGA
- a CDS encoding TetR/AcrR family transcriptional regulator, with translation MSELGEDRVPEETRTEIMEATFRAVSEHGYADLRMRDIGEEMEKTRQIIHYHYDGKYDLLANFLEYIIEQYEGSVEVDRDVPPREELDLRVRQCLFGPGFEEFDHWERMKVYHELFTHAQNDERHRKIFDEHHRRLRGGITQVVTEGIEQGEFRNTDPERTGQLITDVIHAARERKLSLGHDDAPEQALQAIDEFVIDSLIVEE, from the coding sequence ATGAGCGAGCTGGGGGAGGATCGAGTCCCCGAGGAAACCCGGACCGAGATCATGGAGGCGACGTTCCGAGCCGTCAGCGAGCACGGCTACGCCGACCTCCGAATGCGGGACATCGGCGAGGAGATGGAGAAGACCCGCCAGATCATCCACTACCACTACGACGGGAAGTACGACCTGCTGGCGAACTTCCTCGAGTACATCATCGAACAGTACGAGGGTAGCGTCGAGGTCGACCGGGACGTCCCGCCCCGCGAGGAGTTGGATCTCCGCGTCCGGCAGTGTCTGTTCGGGCCGGGATTCGAGGAGTTCGACCACTGGGAGCGGATGAAAGTGTACCACGAGCTGTTCACCCACGCACAGAACGACGAGCGCCACCGGAAGATATTCGACGAACACCACCGACGCCTCCGGGGCGGCATCACGCAGGTCGTGACCGAGGGGATCGAGCAGGGGGAGTTCCGGAACACCGACCCCGAGCGCACGGGCCAACTCATCACCGACGTGATCCACGCGGCCCGGGAACGGAAGCTCTCGCTTGGCCACGACGACGCGCCGGAGCAGGCGCTACAGGCCATCGACGAGTTCGTCATCGACTCACTGATCGTCGAGGAGTAG
- a CDS encoding Sjogren's syndrome/scleroderma autoantigen 1 family protein has protein sequence MSEEFDKEAEREKLREKFEKDEEKREETQRMSELLLQGATMTNEHCENCGDPLFRDGGETFCPTCSGAGGQEQPADTQQAAEPQQQPQQPVQPQSQQPTTEPPQSAERANGAEPVPQPETGSGADGGQQAGPSGDTQPAQGQRAAQPTATDAAGPRAELQRAVTTTARNANEATDPRTAKEWLEASKEAAEALAALEQ, from the coding sequence ATGAGCGAGGAGTTCGACAAGGAGGCCGAACGGGAGAAGCTCCGCGAGAAGTTCGAGAAGGACGAGGAGAAACGGGAGGAGACCCAGCGCATGAGCGAACTCCTGCTACAGGGGGCGACGATGACCAACGAGCACTGCGAGAACTGCGGCGACCCGCTGTTCCGCGACGGCGGGGAGACGTTCTGTCCGACCTGCAGCGGCGCCGGCGGACAGGAGCAGCCAGCGGACACCCAACAGGCGGCGGAACCGCAGCAGCAGCCACAGCAGCCGGTGCAGCCACAGTCACAGCAGCCGACGACTGAGCCGCCTCAGAGCGCCGAACGGGCGAACGGCGCCGAGCCGGTTCCGCAGCCCGAAACTGGCAGCGGCGCCGACGGCGGACAGCAGGCCGGACCGAGCGGCGATACGCAGCCGGCGCAAGGGCAGCGAGCAGCCCAACCGACGGCCACCGACGCCGCAGGGCCGCGAGCCGAGCTCCAGCGCGCGGTGACGACGACGGCACGGAACGCGAACGAGGCCACCGATCCCCGGACGGCGAAGGAGTGGCTCGAAGCCTCGAAGGAGGCGGCGGAGGCGCTGGCGGCGCTGGAACAGTAG
- a CDS encoding cytochrome P450 → MSRTPPGPKGQPVFGSSHQYARDPFRFVTGLEQAYGGVSRFDMGPLDTYVVTDPTAIERILVSEAERFGKPAFQDDALGDLLGDGLLLSEGDTWRQQRTLAQPAFDMARLSGIADRIVDHTESRLADWNDGDRIDVEQEMTTVTIDVILDLMMGVELSRDRLEHVREQLEPLGMRFEPDPVRFALPEWVPMPGDAEFDAAVAELEGVIDDIVAQRRGDVGTDDDPDAPMDFLSVLMRARADGEQTDEQLRDEMMTMLLAGHDTTALTLTYTWFLLSEHPEVERRLHEEVDAVVDDGRPTMAEMRELEYTEWVIKEAMRLYPPVYTIFREPREPVEVGGYTIPEGAAIMLPQWAVHRSDDHWEDPASFDPERWRPERATERPRFAYFPFGGGPRHCIGKHLAMLEARSIVATTASRFRLAYEGDTPLELLPTLTAHPRNGMPMRVERR, encoded by the coding sequence ATGTCGCGAACCCCGCCCGGTCCCAAGGGCCAGCCCGTGTTCGGGAGCAGTCACCAGTACGCCCGCGACCCGTTCCGGTTCGTCACGGGGCTCGAACAGGCATACGGTGGCGTGAGCCGGTTCGACATGGGGCCGCTCGACACGTACGTGGTCACCGACCCCACGGCGATCGAGCGGATCCTCGTCTCCGAGGCCGAGCGCTTCGGCAAGCCGGCGTTTCAGGACGACGCGCTCGGCGACCTGTTGGGCGACGGGCTCCTCCTCAGCGAGGGCGACACGTGGCGCCAGCAGCGCACGCTGGCCCAGCCGGCGTTCGACATGGCCCGGCTCTCGGGGATTGCCGACCGGATCGTCGACCACACCGAGTCCCGCCTCGCCGACTGGAACGACGGCGACCGCATCGACGTGGAACAGGAGATGACGACGGTCACCATCGACGTGATCCTCGACCTGATGATGGGCGTCGAGCTCTCTCGGGACCGGCTGGAGCACGTCCGCGAGCAGCTGGAGCCCCTCGGCATGCGGTTCGAGCCCGACCCCGTCCGGTTCGCGCTCCCGGAGTGGGTGCCGATGCCGGGCGACGCCGAGTTCGACGCCGCCGTCGCCGAACTGGAGGGCGTCATCGACGACATCGTCGCCCAGCGCCGCGGCGACGTCGGCACGGACGACGACCCCGACGCGCCGATGGACTTCCTCTCGGTGCTCATGCGGGCCCGAGCCGACGGCGAACAGACCGACGAACAGCTCCGGGACGAGATGATGACGATGCTGCTTGCGGGCCACGACACTACCGCGCTGACGCTGACGTACACGTGGTTCCTGCTGTCGGAACACCCGGAGGTCGAGCGCCGCCTCCACGAGGAGGTCGACGCCGTCGTCGACGACGGCCGCCCGACGATGGCGGAGATGCGGGAGTTGGAGTACACCGAGTGGGTGATCAAGGAGGCGATGCGGCTCTACCCGCCGGTGTACACCATCTTCCGGGAGCCCCGGGAGCCGGTCGAGGTCGGCGGCTACACGATCCCCGAGGGCGCGGCGATCATGCTCCCCCAGTGGGCGGTCCACCGCTCCGACGACCACTGGGAGGACCCGGCGTCGTTCGACCCCGAGCGCTGGCGCCCCGAGCGGGCGACGGAGCGCCCGAGGTTCGCGTACTTCCCGTTCGGCGGCGGGCCGCGCCACTGTATCGGCAAGCATCTCGCGATGCTGGAGGCCCGCTCCATCGTCGCGACGACGGCCAGCCGCTTCCGTTTGGCGTACGAGGGCGATACCCCGCTCGAACTCCTGCCGACGCTGACGGCCCACCCCCGGAACGGGATGCCGATGCGCGTCGAGCGCCGCTGA
- a CDS encoding DEAD/DEAH box helicase, producing MAATDDVGRIDHPLLTPDFLEQRRYQLELAGTAKAADTLVCLPTGLGKTTVSLLVTAERLHEVGGKALMLAPTKPLVQQHAEFYREALQIPEEEIVVFTGDVSPEDRAELWQSARIVIATPQVVENDLVGNRISLSDVTHLTFDECHRATGDYAYVYIAERYHADAENPLVTGMSASPGGDEEEILQVCENLGLTEVEVMTEEDADVDEFTHDTDVQWERVELPDEILEIRELLNEVITERLEDLKELGVTNTTQPDLSQKKLNGMRAELQKLINNDQSEGYQGMSTHAEVMKLRRAVELVETQSVESVRRYFERQREDARSSGASKASQRMVSDPRVRRAMRKADTYDGLHPKFSQARILLAQTLGIGDGERVIVFTESRDTAEALTSFLGESFETRKFVGQGDKEGSDGMTQKQQQERLDQFRNGEFEVLVSTSVAEEGLDVPEVDLVLFYEPVPTAIRSIQRKGRTGRQAEGKVVVLLAEDTRDEAFFWIARRREQEMEDELRKLKGVADEVEEELDDAQQALSEFDGASASSEEDDDSREERLDPGLDDFAAGDEGSESTDDAEDDATEGVVAIADSDPEEEEIEIVVDQRELDSPIARELSRREGVRTRLETLEVGDYVLSDRVAVERKSVADFLDTLTGGDRSMFEQVGDLSRAYARPVVILEGEDLYGERNVHPNAIRGALSSLAIDFDASVLRTEDEDDTADLLEVVAGREQEESDRTVSVHGEKSGKTLAEQQEYVVGSVADIGPVTARALLEQFKTVEAVMTAKKADLLEVDGIGEVTADRLREVVGSEYTGDVDENL from the coding sequence ATGGCGGCCACCGACGACGTCGGCCGGATCGACCACCCGCTACTGACACCCGACTTCCTCGAACAGCGGCGCTACCAGCTCGAACTGGCCGGCACCGCGAAGGCGGCCGACACGCTGGTCTGTCTCCCCACCGGGCTCGGGAAGACCACCGTCTCGCTGCTCGTGACCGCCGAACGGCTGCACGAGGTGGGCGGCAAAGCTCTCATGCTGGCGCCCACGAAGCCGCTGGTCCAGCAGCACGCCGAGTTCTACCGCGAGGCCCTCCAGATCCCCGAGGAAGAGATCGTCGTGTTCACCGGCGACGTGAGCCCCGAGGACCGCGCCGAACTCTGGCAGTCCGCCCGGATCGTCATCGCGACGCCGCAGGTCGTCGAGAACGACCTCGTCGGCAACCGCATCTCGCTGTCGGACGTGACCCACCTCACGTTCGACGAGTGCCACCGCGCGACCGGCGACTACGCCTACGTCTACATCGCCGAGCGCTACCACGCCGACGCCGAGAACCCGCTCGTGACGGGGATGTCGGCCTCCCCCGGCGGCGACGAGGAGGAGATCCTGCAGGTCTGTGAGAACCTCGGGCTGACCGAGGTGGAGGTGATGACCGAGGAGGACGCCGACGTCGACGAGTTCACCCACGACACCGACGTCCAGTGGGAACGCGTCGAGCTCCCCGACGAGATTCTCGAGATCCGCGAACTGCTGAACGAGGTGATCACGGAGCGACTGGAGGACTTGAAGGAGCTCGGCGTCACCAACACCACCCAGCCCGACCTCTCCCAGAAGAAGCTCAACGGGATGCGCGCCGAACTGCAGAAGCTGATCAACAACGACCAGAGCGAGGGGTACCAAGGGATGAGCACCCACGCGGAGGTGATGAAGCTCCGCCGCGCCGTCGAACTGGTCGAGACCCAGTCCGTCGAGTCGGTCCGCCGCTACTTCGAGCGCCAGCGCGAGGACGCCCGCTCCTCCGGCGCCTCGAAGGCCAGCCAGCGCATGGTGAGCGACCCCCGCGTGCGCCGCGCGATGCGGAAAGCCGACACGTACGACGGGCTCCACCCCAAGTTCTCGCAGGCCCGGATCCTGCTCGCCCAGACGCTCGGCATCGGCGACGGCGAGCGCGTCATCGTGTTCACCGAGTCCCGCGACACCGCCGAGGCGCTGACGTCGTTTCTCGGCGAGAGCTTCGAGACCCGGAAGTTCGTCGGGCAGGGTGACAAGGAGGGGTCGGACGGGATGACCCAGAAACAGCAGCAGGAGCGGCTCGATCAGTTCCGCAACGGCGAGTTCGAGGTGCTGGTCTCCACCTCCGTCGCCGAGGAGGGACTCGACGTGCCCGAGGTCGACCTCGTGCTGTTCTACGAGCCGGTCCCGACCGCGATCCGCTCCATCCAGCGCAAGGGTCGAACCGGGCGACAGGCCGAGGGGAAGGTGGTCGTTCTGCTGGCGGAGGACACTCGGGACGAGGCGTTCTTCTGGATCGCTCGCCGGCGCGAGCAGGAGATGGAGGACGAGCTCCGGAAGCTGAAAGGCGTCGCCGACGAGGTCGAGGAGGAGCTCGACGACGCCCAGCAGGCGCTTTCGGAGTTCGATGGGGCGTCGGCGAGCAGCGAGGAGGACGACGACTCGCGGGAAGAACGACTGGATCCCGGACTCGACGATTTCGCTGCGGGCGACGAAGGGAGTGAATCGACCGACGACGCCGAGGATGACGCCACCGAGGGCGTCGTCGCGATCGCCGACTCCGACCCCGAGGAGGAGGAGATCGAGATCGTCGTCGACCAGCGCGAGCTCGACTCGCCGATCGCGAGGGAGCTCTCTCGCCGGGAGGGCGTTCGAACGCGCCTCGAGACGCTGGAGGTCGGCGACTACGTGCTCTCGGACCGGGTCGCCGTCGAGCGCAAGTCGGTCGCGGACTTCCTCGACACGCTGACCGGTGGCGACCGGTCGATGTTCGAGCAGGTGGGTGACCTCTCGCGGGCGTACGCCCGGCCAGTGGTGATTCTCGAAGGCGAGGACCTCTACGGCGAGCGCAACGTCCACCCCAACGCGATCAGGGGGGCGCTCTCCTCGCTGGCGATCGACTTCGACGCGAGCGTGCTCCGCACCGAGGACGAGGACGACACCGCCGACCTGCTCGAAGTGGTCGCCGGCCGCGAGCAGGAGGAGAGCGATCGCACGGTGTCGGTCCACGGCGAGAAGTCGGGGAAGACGCTGGCCGAACAGCAGGAGTACGTCGTCGGCAGCGTCGCCGACATCGGCCCCGTGACCGCGCGCGCGCTGCTCGAGCAGTTCAAAACGGTCGAGGCGGTGATGACTGCGAAGAAGGCGGACCTGCTGGAGGTCGACGGGATCGGCGAGGTGACCGCCGACCGACTGCGGGAGGTCGTCGGGAGCGAGTACACCGGCGACGTTGACGAGAATCTTTGA
- a CDS encoding amidase: MENADPPRVEAWVDDYLERVRSLPADSVAGAFDPPYPQDRADPYDAFAETFIADAPLSGSLAEFDLAVKENIAVGGVTTTCGTDCFEWTPDIDAVAVERLRAAGGSIVGTTDMDPFAFGTTGELSARGRTENPAVEGHVPGGSSAGSAAAVAGGEVDAALGTDTAGSVRIPASFCGVVGYKPTYGMVPTEGVVPLSPSNDHVGVLADGVATAAQVLEAIAGREATHPESLTAPSRLSFVDDLDRTPSGLRLGVPAEFMAAATPEIEAAIESAVTSAAVEMDAEVESVAFPEAAAAVDANDAATVMEFGALLARGGLLGTGLPADLRAALREANERRDSLPGRVRDLIETGRALLDRAPDAYGRTWDARRRAIRRQQALFTDIDVLAVPTTTIPAPAFGAVPGKGGVSVLDTVENTAPFNATGAPAVSVPCGEVDGRPVGLQLVGPPGADGFLLRIAESVERALD; this comes from the coding sequence ATGGAGAACGCCGACCCGCCACGAGTCGAGGCTTGGGTCGACGACTACCTCGAGCGGGTCCGGTCGCTGCCGGCCGACAGCGTCGCCGGCGCGTTCGATCCGCCGTATCCACAGGATCGGGCGGACCCCTACGACGCCTTCGCGGAGACGTTCATCGCCGACGCGCCGCTGTCGGGATCGCTCGCCGAGTTCGATCTCGCGGTGAAGGAGAACATCGCCGTCGGCGGCGTGACGACGACCTGTGGTACCGACTGCTTCGAGTGGACGCCCGATATCGACGCCGTCGCGGTCGAACGGCTCCGGGCGGCGGGCGGGTCGATCGTCGGCACCACGGACATGGATCCGTTCGCGTTCGGGACGACCGGGGAACTAAGCGCGCGCGGCCGGACGGAGAACCCCGCGGTCGAGGGGCACGTCCCCGGCGGCTCCTCGGCGGGCAGCGCCGCGGCAGTCGCGGGCGGCGAGGTCGACGCTGCGCTGGGCACCGACACCGCCGGCAGCGTCCGCATCCCCGCCTCGTTCTGTGGCGTCGTCGGCTACAAGCCCACCTACGGGATGGTCCCGACCGAGGGCGTCGTGCCGCTCTCGCCGTCGAACGACCACGTCGGCGTGCTCGCCGACGGGGTCGCCACCGCGGCGCAGGTACTGGAAGCGATCGCCGGCCGCGAAGCGACACACCCCGAATCGCTGACCGCGCCCTCCCGGCTCTCCTTCGTCGATGATCTCGACCGGACCCCGTCGGGGCTGCGGCTGGGCGTCCCCGCGGAGTTCATGGCGGCCGCCACCCCCGAGATCGAGGCGGCGATCGAGTCGGCCGTGACCAGCGCCGCGGTCGAGATGGACGCCGAGGTCGAGTCGGTGGCGTTCCCCGAGGCCGCGGCGGCAGTCGACGCCAACGACGCCGCGACGGTGATGGAGTTCGGGGCACTGCTCGCGCGGGGCGGGCTGCTCGGGACGGGGCTGCCGGCGGACCTGCGGGCGGCGCTCCGGGAAGCGAACGAACGCCGCGACTCGCTGCCCGGGCGGGTCCGGGACCTGATCGAGACCGGCCGAGCGCTGCTCGATCGTGCGCCCGACGCGTACGGCCGGACGTGGGACGCTCGGCGGCGCGCGATCCGCCGCCAGCAGGCGCTGTTCACCGATATCGACGTGCTCGCGGTGCCGACGACGACGATCCCGGCGCCCGCCTTCGGCGCCGTGCCGGGGAAGGGCGGCGTGTCGGTGCTCGACACCGTCGAGAACACCGCCCCGTTCAACGCCACCGGCGCGCCCGCCGTGTCGGTCCCCTGCGGCGAGGTCGACGGCCGGCCAGTGGGGCTGCAGTTGGTCGGGCCGCCGGGGGCGGACGGCTTCCTGCTTCGGATCGCGGAGTCGGTCGAGCGGGCGCTCGACTGA